The Oncorhynchus mykiss isolate Arlee chromosome 20, USDA_OmykA_1.1, whole genome shotgun sequence genome includes a region encoding these proteins:
- the LOC110499139 gene encoding autism susceptibility gene 2 protein homolog isoform X3, with protein MEGPSQSSGFRQSRRSRSQRDRERRRRRVDLAEQRATSPSSGSEKELCGPGSVLVPGGRECRPGFAGPRHRPPRRRKRKSVYCEEDIIDGFSIASFNSFEALEMDCSMKPTQRAAMLMGRGSKRKRGPEENGKRPLSEPEEGAPPSFSRSCWKKRKIEGGGILFLETGYICDTESESADKASDSDMGPIFIVSTRKVLEPIPVSMASMGKGCPTLPLPGRCGLSRLAVTPRVSGLERSQERSLEPPYPEPLSTSPSFSCLPSLSPAMVARPGQLNGSSDGLRHNAHHNPSPPHSKHKSFLTFPGRHPSIYSMGINNRNGTSVKPPSSSAASSSLSIRPPTPSSSMSMSLIRGPGSLASLRPPSRAGSGAMFTPSPGLPPPPPLLTSHSGADQDLLRQDLLRQGLNSHFLASQDREGRRSVPGAELNGGGPGLSTPGGPSGASPSSGSSGRSSQAQPGIQPLAFQFHQHNHQHQHTHTHQHFTPFLHPTPSAPPPQHLFDKYGKMEGLYRNTFFPQYPPPPVPGIQPVLPPNGPFSSLQGAFQPKPLVPQGTSPEMTARLGVVPHHLQPKDPRKPGKWCAMHVRVAWMILRHQKKVKLMQADPHKLDFRNEMLARLPGSGGLGTLGPLGGGGLPSAHDLNRPASLFTATDPYGRSPPFTPLGALGSGAFGGLGSPTLANSSVFGHKEPPAVGGLPNPHDPWNRLHGGPPPLAGPSWAKGAEKRDERDTGKDIIHIKDEKDRDNMLYGRQPVRMSPVAPALTLQQHRGSTPVSHINGHGGPLGGPSSLTEDLTRRDGDKRLLLSVSSRPPPLGPSSSAAATDRDRPRSSSSSVLTTPPPSGLGAPSPLDLYPRQQPAALHSLHSEPSHSSQREGGPPASSCSSATVTSLSQGKKPDRTNTPVPKPPPVKVKEERKEEPELVPISLPPPLPPNYDRPNSRPHHRSATPSSLSLTSTSGVPLPPPTPHNPHHHLSLLERSRAQAAIEAYLGSTQGGGGIVVGPGGERFSTHPHGPPQGHGQHPHSFQWDPWRELAAQQQQQQRREAMALRSDPHLALRSDPHLARLLQAQHAQRFLEAERAAALAAAVAANNPHHHPPTSTSSVRQEFGLMAHHFDRPPQLGPPGGGLMDEQQRAQILREDFERARYFGMHAHPHLSGSHHPPGSHAAHLEQLHAGMLSHSHLHQPGASNSSPHHPSLYSRLGPLHTHHVPNGILAKTPAGLVGALSVGAPPPLIPSVTSRSSTPTRRLGGPGDLALYSSHKEGESR; from the exons ATGGACTGCTCCATGAAGCCTACCCAGCGTGCCGCCATGCTCATGGGAAGGGGGAGCAAGAGGAAGAGGGGCCCGGAGGAGAATGGTAAAAGGCCCCTCTCAGAGCCCGAGGAAGGGGCCCCACCTAGCTTCTCCCGCAGCTGTTGGAAGAAGAGAAAGATTGAG GGTGGGGGCATCCTCTTCTTGGAGACTGGCTACATC tgtGACACAGAGAGCGAGTCAGCAGATAAG GCCTCCGACAGTGACATGGGGCCAATATTCATTGTCAGCACAAGGAAAG TTTTGGAACCTATCCCTGTGAGCATGGCCTCTATGGGCAAAGGCTGCCCTACACTTCCGCTGCCAGGCCGCTGTGGCCTCTCCCGGCTGGCGGTCACCCCGCGTGTCTCTGGCCTGGAGCGCAGCCAGGAGAGGAGTCTGGAGCCGCCTTACCCTGAGCCCCTGTCTACCTCACCCTCCTTCTCCTGCCTGCCGTCCCTCTCCCCGGCCATGGTCGCACGGCCCGGACAGCTCAACGGCAGCAGCGATGGCCTTCGCCACAACGCCCACCACAACCCCAGCCCGCCGCACTCCAAACACAAGTCCTTCCTCACCTTCCCCGGACGACACCCATCCATCTACAGCATGGGCATCAACAACAG GAACGGTACATCAGTCAAGCCCCCATCCTCTTCTGCTGCTTCTTCCTCGTTGTCTATACGACCCCCAACTCCCTCTTCCAGTATGTCGATGTCCCTAATTAGAGGTCCAGGGTCATTAGCATCTCTGCGCCCCCCTTCACGTGCTGGCTCTGGTGCCATGTTCACCCCCTCCCCTGggcttcctcctccacctcctctcctcacttcccacTCAGGAGCAG ACCAGGACCTGCTGCGCCAGGACCTGCTGCGCCAGGGCCTGAACTCTCACTTCCTGGCCTCGCAGGATCGCGAGGGCCGCCGCAGCGTACCTGGGGCTGAGCTCAACGGTGGCGGGCCAGGCCTCTCTACTCCCGGTGGTCCATCGGGGGCCAGCCCCAGCTCGGGCTCCTCAGGCCGCTCCTCCCAGGCCCAGCCCGGAATTCAGCCCCTGGCCTTCCAGTTCCACCAGCACAACCACCAGCACCAGCACACACATACGCACCAACACTTCACCCCCTTCCTGCACCCCACTCCCTCCGCACCACCGCCTCAGCACCTG TTTGACAAATATGGCAAGATGGAGGGACTCTACAGAAACACT TTCTTCCCACAGTACCCTCCTCCCCCAGTGCCAGGCATCCAGCCCGTGCTTCCTCCCAATGGGCCCTTCAGCTCTCTGCAAGGAGCCTTCCAGCCTAAG CCCCTTGTCCCCCAGGGAACAAGTCCTGAGATGACAGCTCGACTGGGGGTTGTACCTCACCACCTGCAGCCCAAAGACCCCAGG AAACCAGGGAAGTGGTGTGCTATGCATGTACGTGTGGCGTGGATGATTCTGAGACATCAGAAGAAAGTGAAG CTGATGCAGGCTGATCCGCACAAGCTGGACTTCCGTAACGAGATGTTGGCTCGTCTTCCGGGCTCCGGGGGCCTGGGTACACTTGGGCCCCTTGGTGGTGGTGGCCTCCCCTCTGCCCACGACCTTAACCGACCTGCCAGCCTCTTTACAGCCACTG ATCCGTACGGCCGCTCACCTCCGTTCACCCCTCTCGGAGCCCTGGGCTCTGGTGCCTTTGGGGGACTTGGCAGCCCTACGCTGG CTAACAGCTCTGTGTTTGGCCACAAGGAGCCTCCTGCCGTCGGGGGCTTACCCAACCCTCATGACCCATGGAACCGACTGCACGGTGGGCCTCCCCCCTTGGCTGGCCCCAGTTGGGCCAAGGGGGCTGAGAAGAGGGACGAGCGTGACACAGGGAAGGACATTATTCACATCAAAGATGAGAAAGACAG AGACAATATGCTATATGGTCGTCAACCTGTGCGGATGTCTCCAGTGGCCCCGGCCCTCACTCTCCAGCAGCACCGCGGCAGCACCCCTGTCTCCCACATCAACGGGCACGGGGGCCCTCTGGGAGGCCCCAGCAGTCTCACTGAGGATCTGACACGCAGAGATGGAGACAAAAGGCTGCTCCTCTCGGTCTCCTCCAGGCCACCTCCTCTAGGCCCTTCATCCTCAGCAGCtgcaacagacagagacagacctcgctcctcctcttcctctgtgctGACGACTCCACCGCCCTCTGGACTCGGCGCCCCCTCCCCCTTGGATCTGTACCCCCGTCAGCAGCCCGCAGCGCTGCACAGCCTACACAGCGAACCCTCTCACTcatcacagagagagggaggcccCCCTGCCTCATCCTGTTCCTCAGCCACGGTCACCTCTCTGTCCCAGGGTAAGAAGCCTGACCGAACCAACACCCCggtgcccaagcctcccccagtCAAGGtcaaggaggaaaggaaggaggaaCCAGAGCTCGTGCCAATCTCCTTGCCGCCGCCTCTGCCCCCCAACTACGACAGGCCCAACAGCCGCCCTCACCACCGCTCCGccaccccctcttctctctctctgacttccaCGTCCGGAGTGCCCCTACCTCCTCCGACCCCGCACAACCCTCATCATCATCTCTCCCTCCTGGAGCGCTCTCGAGCGCAGGCTGCCATTGAGGCCTATCTGGGGAGCACACAAGGGGGTGGGGGGATAGTAGTGGGTCCAGGGGGGGAGAGGTTCTCCACCCACCCCCATGGCCCACCCCAGGGGCACGGCCAGCACCCCCACAGCTTCCAATGGGACCCATGGAGGGAGCTGGCTgcccaacagcagcagcagcaacgcCGAGAGGCCATGGCCCTGCGTTCGGACCCCCACCTGGCGCTGCGCTCTGACCCCCACCTGGCCCGGCTGCTCCAGGCCCAGCACGCCCAGCGCTTCCTGGAGGCCGAGAGGGCGGCAGCCTTGGCAGCAGCTGTGGCTGCCAACAACCCTCACCACCACCCTCCTACCTCTACCTCCTCGGTCCGCCAGGAGTTTGGCCTGATGGCCCACCACTTTGACCGCCCTCCTCAGCTGGGGCCCCCAGGTGGCGGCCTCATGGATGAGCAGCAGCGCGCCCAGATCCTAAGGGAAGACTTTGAAAGGGCACGCTACTTCGGGATGCACGCTCACCCGCACCTCTCGGGCTCCCACCACCCACCGGGTTCTCACGCAGCCCACCTGGAGCAGCTGCACGCCGGGATGCTCTCCCACTCACATCTCCATCAGCCTGGAGCCTCCAACTCTTCGCCCCACCACCCCAGCCTCTACTCCCGCCTGGGGCCTCTCCACACTCACCACGTGCCCAATGGCATCCTTGCCAAGACCCCTGCTGGCCTGGTGGGGGCACTGTCCGTAGGCGCCCCCCCTCCACTCATTCCATCTGTGACAAGCAGGTCTTCCACCCCGACTCGTAGACTGGGTGGGCCGGGGGACTTGGCACTGTACAGCTCTCACAAAGAAGGCGAGTCCAGATAG
- the LOC110499139 gene encoding autism susceptibility gene 2 protein homolog isoform X4, which produces MEGPSQSSGFRQSRRSRSQRDRERRRRRVDLAEQRATSPSSGSEKELCGPGSVLVPGGRECRPGFAGPRHRPPRRRKRKSVYCEEDIIDGFSIASFNSFEALEMDCSMKPTQRAAMLMGRGSKRKRGPEENGKRPLSEPEEGAPPSFSRSCWKKRKIEGGGILFLETGYICDTESESADKASDSDMGPIFIVSTRKVLEPIPVSMASMGKGCPTLPLPGRCGLSRLAVTPRVSGLERSQERSLEPPYPEPLSTSPSFSCLPSLSPAMVARPGQLNGSSDGLRHNAHHNPSPPHSKHKSFLTFPGRHPSIYSMGINNRNGTSVKPPSSSAASSSLSIRPPTPSSSMSMSLIRGPGSLASLRPPSRAGSGAMFTPSPGLPPPPPLLTSHSGADQDLLRQDLLRQGLNSHFLASQDREGRRSVPGAELNGGGPGLSTPGGPSGASPSSGSSGRSSQAQPGIQPLAFQFHQHNHQHQHTHTHQHFTPFLHPTPSAPPPQHLFDKYGKMEGLYRNTFFPQYPPPPVPGIQPVLPPNGPFSSLQGAFQPKGTSPEMTARLGVVPHHLQPKDPRKPGKWCAMHVRVAWMILRHQKKVKLMQADPHKLDFRNEMLARLPGSGGLGTLGPLGGGGLPSAHDLNRPASLFTATDPYGRSPPFTPLGALGSGAFGGLGSPTLANSSVFGHKEPPAVGGLPNPHDPWNRLHGGPPPLAGPSWAKGAEKRDERDTGKDIIHIKDEKDRDNMLYGRQPVRMSPVAPALTLQQHRGSTPVSHINGHGGPLGGPSSLTEDLTRRDGDKRLLLSVSSRPPPLGPSSSAAATDRDRPRSSSSSVLTTPPPSGLGAPSPLDLYPRQQPAALHSLHSEPSHSSQREGGPPASSCSSATVTSLSQGKKPDRTNTPVPKPPPVKVKEERKEEPELVPISLPPPLPPNYDRPNSRPHHRSATPSSLSLTSTSGVPLPPPTPHNPHHHLSLLERSRAQAAIEAYLGSTQGGGGIVVGPGGERFSTHPHGPPQGHGQHPHSFQWDPWRELAAQQQQQQRREAMALRSDPHLALRSDPHLARLLQAQHAQRFLEAERAAALAAAVAANNPHHHPPTSTSSVRQEFGLMAHHFDRPPQLGPPGGGLMDEQQRAQILREDFERARYFGMHAHPHLSGSHHPPGSHAAHLEQLHAGMLSHSHLHQPGASNSSPHHPSLYSRLGPLHTHHVPNGILAKTPAGLVGALSVGAPPPLIPSVTSRSSTPTRRLGGPGDLALYSSHKEGESR; this is translated from the exons ATGGACTGCTCCATGAAGCCTACCCAGCGTGCCGCCATGCTCATGGGAAGGGGGAGCAAGAGGAAGAGGGGCCCGGAGGAGAATGGTAAAAGGCCCCTCTCAGAGCCCGAGGAAGGGGCCCCACCTAGCTTCTCCCGCAGCTGTTGGAAGAAGAGAAAGATTGAG GGTGGGGGCATCCTCTTCTTGGAGACTGGCTACATC tgtGACACAGAGAGCGAGTCAGCAGATAAG GCCTCCGACAGTGACATGGGGCCAATATTCATTGTCAGCACAAGGAAAG TTTTGGAACCTATCCCTGTGAGCATGGCCTCTATGGGCAAAGGCTGCCCTACACTTCCGCTGCCAGGCCGCTGTGGCCTCTCCCGGCTGGCGGTCACCCCGCGTGTCTCTGGCCTGGAGCGCAGCCAGGAGAGGAGTCTGGAGCCGCCTTACCCTGAGCCCCTGTCTACCTCACCCTCCTTCTCCTGCCTGCCGTCCCTCTCCCCGGCCATGGTCGCACGGCCCGGACAGCTCAACGGCAGCAGCGATGGCCTTCGCCACAACGCCCACCACAACCCCAGCCCGCCGCACTCCAAACACAAGTCCTTCCTCACCTTCCCCGGACGACACCCATCCATCTACAGCATGGGCATCAACAACAG GAACGGTACATCAGTCAAGCCCCCATCCTCTTCTGCTGCTTCTTCCTCGTTGTCTATACGACCCCCAACTCCCTCTTCCAGTATGTCGATGTCCCTAATTAGAGGTCCAGGGTCATTAGCATCTCTGCGCCCCCCTTCACGTGCTGGCTCTGGTGCCATGTTCACCCCCTCCCCTGggcttcctcctccacctcctctcctcacttcccacTCAGGAGCAG ACCAGGACCTGCTGCGCCAGGACCTGCTGCGCCAGGGCCTGAACTCTCACTTCCTGGCCTCGCAGGATCGCGAGGGCCGCCGCAGCGTACCTGGGGCTGAGCTCAACGGTGGCGGGCCAGGCCTCTCTACTCCCGGTGGTCCATCGGGGGCCAGCCCCAGCTCGGGCTCCTCAGGCCGCTCCTCCCAGGCCCAGCCCGGAATTCAGCCCCTGGCCTTCCAGTTCCACCAGCACAACCACCAGCACCAGCACACACATACGCACCAACACTTCACCCCCTTCCTGCACCCCACTCCCTCCGCACCACCGCCTCAGCACCTG TTTGACAAATATGGCAAGATGGAGGGACTCTACAGAAACACT TTCTTCCCACAGTACCCTCCTCCCCCAGTGCCAGGCATCCAGCCCGTGCTTCCTCCCAATGGGCCCTTCAGCTCTCTGCAAGGAGCCTTCCAGCCTAAG GGAACAAGTCCTGAGATGACAGCTCGACTGGGGGTTGTACCTCACCACCTGCAGCCCAAAGACCCCAGG AAACCAGGGAAGTGGTGTGCTATGCATGTACGTGTGGCGTGGATGATTCTGAGACATCAGAAGAAAGTGAAG CTGATGCAGGCTGATCCGCACAAGCTGGACTTCCGTAACGAGATGTTGGCTCGTCTTCCGGGCTCCGGGGGCCTGGGTACACTTGGGCCCCTTGGTGGTGGTGGCCTCCCCTCTGCCCACGACCTTAACCGACCTGCCAGCCTCTTTACAGCCACTG ATCCGTACGGCCGCTCACCTCCGTTCACCCCTCTCGGAGCCCTGGGCTCTGGTGCCTTTGGGGGACTTGGCAGCCCTACGCTGG CTAACAGCTCTGTGTTTGGCCACAAGGAGCCTCCTGCCGTCGGGGGCTTACCCAACCCTCATGACCCATGGAACCGACTGCACGGTGGGCCTCCCCCCTTGGCTGGCCCCAGTTGGGCCAAGGGGGCTGAGAAGAGGGACGAGCGTGACACAGGGAAGGACATTATTCACATCAAAGATGAGAAAGACAG AGACAATATGCTATATGGTCGTCAACCTGTGCGGATGTCTCCAGTGGCCCCGGCCCTCACTCTCCAGCAGCACCGCGGCAGCACCCCTGTCTCCCACATCAACGGGCACGGGGGCCCTCTGGGAGGCCCCAGCAGTCTCACTGAGGATCTGACACGCAGAGATGGAGACAAAAGGCTGCTCCTCTCGGTCTCCTCCAGGCCACCTCCTCTAGGCCCTTCATCCTCAGCAGCtgcaacagacagagacagacctcgctcctcctcttcctctgtgctGACGACTCCACCGCCCTCTGGACTCGGCGCCCCCTCCCCCTTGGATCTGTACCCCCGTCAGCAGCCCGCAGCGCTGCACAGCCTACACAGCGAACCCTCTCACTcatcacagagagagggaggcccCCCTGCCTCATCCTGTTCCTCAGCCACGGTCACCTCTCTGTCCCAGGGTAAGAAGCCTGACCGAACCAACACCCCggtgcccaagcctcccccagtCAAGGtcaaggaggaaaggaaggaggaaCCAGAGCTCGTGCCAATCTCCTTGCCGCCGCCTCTGCCCCCCAACTACGACAGGCCCAACAGCCGCCCTCACCACCGCTCCGccaccccctcttctctctctctgacttccaCGTCCGGAGTGCCCCTACCTCCTCCGACCCCGCACAACCCTCATCATCATCTCTCCCTCCTGGAGCGCTCTCGAGCGCAGGCTGCCATTGAGGCCTATCTGGGGAGCACACAAGGGGGTGGGGGGATAGTAGTGGGTCCAGGGGGGGAGAGGTTCTCCACCCACCCCCATGGCCCACCCCAGGGGCACGGCCAGCACCCCCACAGCTTCCAATGGGACCCATGGAGGGAGCTGGCTgcccaacagcagcagcagcaacgcCGAGAGGCCATGGCCCTGCGTTCGGACCCCCACCTGGCGCTGCGCTCTGACCCCCACCTGGCCCGGCTGCTCCAGGCCCAGCACGCCCAGCGCTTCCTGGAGGCCGAGAGGGCGGCAGCCTTGGCAGCAGCTGTGGCTGCCAACAACCCTCACCACCACCCTCCTACCTCTACCTCCTCGGTCCGCCAGGAGTTTGGCCTGATGGCCCACCACTTTGACCGCCCTCCTCAGCTGGGGCCCCCAGGTGGCGGCCTCATGGATGAGCAGCAGCGCGCCCAGATCCTAAGGGAAGACTTTGAAAGGGCACGCTACTTCGGGATGCACGCTCACCCGCACCTCTCGGGCTCCCACCACCCACCGGGTTCTCACGCAGCCCACCTGGAGCAGCTGCACGCCGGGATGCTCTCCCACTCACATCTCCATCAGCCTGGAGCCTCCAACTCTTCGCCCCACCACCCCAGCCTCTACTCCCGCCTGGGGCCTCTCCACACTCACCACGTGCCCAATGGCATCCTTGCCAAGACCCCTGCTGGCCTGGTGGGGGCACTGTCCGTAGGCGCCCCCCCTCCACTCATTCCATCTGTGACAAGCAGGTCTTCCACCCCGACTCGTAGACTGGGTGGGCCGGGGGACTTGGCACTGTACAGCTCTCACAAAGAAGGCGAGTCCAGATAG
- the LOC110499139 gene encoding autism susceptibility gene 2 protein homolog isoform X2, with product MEGPSQSSGFRQSRRSRSQRDRERRRRRVDLAEQRATSPSSGSEKELCGPGSVLVPGGRECRPGFAGPRHRPPRRRKRKSVYCEEDIIDGFSIASFNSFEALEMDCSMKPTQRAAMLMGRGSKRKRGPEENGKRPLSEPEEGAPPSFSRSCWKKRKIEGGGILFLETGYICDTESESADKASDSDMGPIFIVSTRKVLEPIPVSMASMGKGCPTLPLPGRCGLSRLAVTPRVSGLERSQERSLEPPYPEPLSTSPSFSCLPSLSPAMVARPGQLNGSSDGLRHNAHHNPSPPHSKHKSFLTFPGRHPSIYSMGINNRNGTSVKPPSSSAASSSLSIRPPTPSSSMSMSLIRGPGSLASLRPPSRAGSGAMFTPSPGLPPPPPLLTSHSGADQDLLRQDLLRQGLNSHFLASQDREGRRSVPGAELNGGGPGLSTPGGPSGASPSSGSSGRSSQAQPGIQPLAFQFHQHNHQHQHTHTHQHFTPFLHPTPSAPPPQHLFDKYGKMEGLYRNTFFPQYPPPPVPGIQPVLPPNGPFSSLQGAFQPKGTSPEMTARLGVVPHHLQPKDPRLTDPFGTSLKVSNKPGKWCAMHVRVAWMILRHQKKVKLMQADPHKLDFRNEMLARLPGSGGLGTLGPLGGGGLPSAHDLNRPASLFTATDPYGRSPPFTPLGALGSGAFGGLGSPTLANSSVFGHKEPPAVGGLPNPHDPWNRLHGGPPPLAGPSWAKGAEKRDERDTGKDIIHIKDEKDRDNMLYGRQPVRMSPVAPALTLQQHRGSTPVSHINGHGGPLGGPSSLTEDLTRRDGDKRLLLSVSSRPPPLGPSSSAAATDRDRPRSSSSSVLTTPPPSGLGAPSPLDLYPRQQPAALHSLHSEPSHSSQREGGPPASSCSSATVTSLSQGKKPDRTNTPVPKPPPVKVKEERKEEPELVPISLPPPLPPNYDRPNSRPHHRSATPSSLSLTSTSGVPLPPPTPHNPHHHLSLLERSRAQAAIEAYLGSTQGGGGIVVGPGGERFSTHPHGPPQGHGQHPHSFQWDPWRELAAQQQQQQRREAMALRSDPHLALRSDPHLARLLQAQHAQRFLEAERAAALAAAVAANNPHHHPPTSTSSVRQEFGLMAHHFDRPPQLGPPGGGLMDEQQRAQILREDFERARYFGMHAHPHLSGSHHPPGSHAAHLEQLHAGMLSHSHLHQPGASNSSPHHPSLYSRLGPLHTHHVPNGILAKTPAGLVGALSVGAPPPLIPSVTSRSSTPTRRLGGPGDLALYSSHKEGESR from the exons ATGGACTGCTCCATGAAGCCTACCCAGCGTGCCGCCATGCTCATGGGAAGGGGGAGCAAGAGGAAGAGGGGCCCGGAGGAGAATGGTAAAAGGCCCCTCTCAGAGCCCGAGGAAGGGGCCCCACCTAGCTTCTCCCGCAGCTGTTGGAAGAAGAGAAAGATTGAG GGTGGGGGCATCCTCTTCTTGGAGACTGGCTACATC tgtGACACAGAGAGCGAGTCAGCAGATAAG GCCTCCGACAGTGACATGGGGCCAATATTCATTGTCAGCACAAGGAAAG TTTTGGAACCTATCCCTGTGAGCATGGCCTCTATGGGCAAAGGCTGCCCTACACTTCCGCTGCCAGGCCGCTGTGGCCTCTCCCGGCTGGCGGTCACCCCGCGTGTCTCTGGCCTGGAGCGCAGCCAGGAGAGGAGTCTGGAGCCGCCTTACCCTGAGCCCCTGTCTACCTCACCCTCCTTCTCCTGCCTGCCGTCCCTCTCCCCGGCCATGGTCGCACGGCCCGGACAGCTCAACGGCAGCAGCGATGGCCTTCGCCACAACGCCCACCACAACCCCAGCCCGCCGCACTCCAAACACAAGTCCTTCCTCACCTTCCCCGGACGACACCCATCCATCTACAGCATGGGCATCAACAACAG GAACGGTACATCAGTCAAGCCCCCATCCTCTTCTGCTGCTTCTTCCTCGTTGTCTATACGACCCCCAACTCCCTCTTCCAGTATGTCGATGTCCCTAATTAGAGGTCCAGGGTCATTAGCATCTCTGCGCCCCCCTTCACGTGCTGGCTCTGGTGCCATGTTCACCCCCTCCCCTGggcttcctcctccacctcctctcctcacttcccacTCAGGAGCAG ACCAGGACCTGCTGCGCCAGGACCTGCTGCGCCAGGGCCTGAACTCTCACTTCCTGGCCTCGCAGGATCGCGAGGGCCGCCGCAGCGTACCTGGGGCTGAGCTCAACGGTGGCGGGCCAGGCCTCTCTACTCCCGGTGGTCCATCGGGGGCCAGCCCCAGCTCGGGCTCCTCAGGCCGCTCCTCCCAGGCCCAGCCCGGAATTCAGCCCCTGGCCTTCCAGTTCCACCAGCACAACCACCAGCACCAGCACACACATACGCACCAACACTTCACCCCCTTCCTGCACCCCACTCCCTCCGCACCACCGCCTCAGCACCTG TTTGACAAATATGGCAAGATGGAGGGACTCTACAGAAACACT TTCTTCCCACAGTACCCTCCTCCCCCAGTGCCAGGCATCCAGCCCGTGCTTCCTCCCAATGGGCCCTTCAGCTCTCTGCAAGGAGCCTTCCAGCCTAAG GGAACAAGTCCTGAGATGACAGCTCGACTGGGGGTTGTACCTCACCACCTGCAGCCCAAAGACCCCAGG CTAACTGATCCATTTGGGACATCGTTGAAAGTCAGTAAT AAACCAGGGAAGTGGTGTGCTATGCATGTACGTGTGGCGTGGATGATTCTGAGACATCAGAAGAAAGTGAAG CTGATGCAGGCTGATCCGCACAAGCTGGACTTCCGTAACGAGATGTTGGCTCGTCTTCCGGGCTCCGGGGGCCTGGGTACACTTGGGCCCCTTGGTGGTGGTGGCCTCCCCTCTGCCCACGACCTTAACCGACCTGCCAGCCTCTTTACAGCCACTG ATCCGTACGGCCGCTCACCTCCGTTCACCCCTCTCGGAGCCCTGGGCTCTGGTGCCTTTGGGGGACTTGGCAGCCCTACGCTGG CTAACAGCTCTGTGTTTGGCCACAAGGAGCCTCCTGCCGTCGGGGGCTTACCCAACCCTCATGACCCATGGAACCGACTGCACGGTGGGCCTCCCCCCTTGGCTGGCCCCAGTTGGGCCAAGGGGGCTGAGAAGAGGGACGAGCGTGACACAGGGAAGGACATTATTCACATCAAAGATGAGAAAGACAG AGACAATATGCTATATGGTCGTCAACCTGTGCGGATGTCTCCAGTGGCCCCGGCCCTCACTCTCCAGCAGCACCGCGGCAGCACCCCTGTCTCCCACATCAACGGGCACGGGGGCCCTCTGGGAGGCCCCAGCAGTCTCACTGAGGATCTGACACGCAGAGATGGAGACAAAAGGCTGCTCCTCTCGGTCTCCTCCAGGCCACCTCCTCTAGGCCCTTCATCCTCAGCAGCtgcaacagacagagacagacctcgctcctcctcttcctctgtgctGACGACTCCACCGCCCTCTGGACTCGGCGCCCCCTCCCCCTTGGATCTGTACCCCCGTCAGCAGCCCGCAGCGCTGCACAGCCTACACAGCGAACCCTCTCACTcatcacagagagagggaggcccCCCTGCCTCATCCTGTTCCTCAGCCACGGTCACCTCTCTGTCCCAGGGTAAGAAGCCTGACCGAACCAACACCCCggtgcccaagcctcccccagtCAAGGtcaaggaggaaaggaaggaggaaCCAGAGCTCGTGCCAATCTCCTTGCCGCCGCCTCTGCCCCCCAACTACGACAGGCCCAACAGCCGCCCTCACCACCGCTCCGccaccccctcttctctctctctgacttccaCGTCCGGAGTGCCCCTACCTCCTCCGACCCCGCACAACCCTCATCATCATCTCTCCCTCCTGGAGCGCTCTCGAGCGCAGGCTGCCATTGAGGCCTATCTGGGGAGCACACAAGGGGGTGGGGGGATAGTAGTGGGTCCAGGGGGGGAGAGGTTCTCCACCCACCCCCATGGCCCACCCCAGGGGCACGGCCAGCACCCCCACAGCTTCCAATGGGACCCATGGAGGGAGCTGGCTgcccaacagcagcagcagcaacgcCGAGAGGCCATGGCCCTGCGTTCGGACCCCCACCTGGCGCTGCGCTCTGACCCCCACCTGGCCCGGCTGCTCCAGGCCCAGCACGCCCAGCGCTTCCTGGAGGCCGAGAGGGCGGCAGCCTTGGCAGCAGCTGTGGCTGCCAACAACCCTCACCACCACCCTCCTACCTCTACCTCCTCGGTCCGCCAGGAGTTTGGCCTGATGGCCCACCACTTTGACCGCCCTCCTCAGCTGGGGCCCCCAGGTGGCGGCCTCATGGATGAGCAGCAGCGCGCCCAGATCCTAAGGGAAGACTTTGAAAGGGCACGCTACTTCGGGATGCACGCTCACCCGCACCTCTCGGGCTCCCACCACCCACCGGGTTCTCACGCAGCCCACCTGGAGCAGCTGCACGCCGGGATGCTCTCCCACTCACATCTCCATCAGCCTGGAGCCTCCAACTCTTCGCCCCACCACCCCAGCCTCTACTCCCGCCTGGGGCCTCTCCACACTCACCACGTGCCCAATGGCATCCTTGCCAAGACCCCTGCTGGCCTGGTGGGGGCACTGTCCGTAGGCGCCCCCCCTCCACTCATTCCATCTGTGACAAGCAGGTCTTCCACCCCGACTCGTAGACTGGGTGGGCCGGGGGACTTGGCACTGTACAGCTCTCACAAAGAAGGCGAGTCCAGATAG